From the Microplitis mediator isolate UGA2020A chromosome 6, iyMicMedi2.1, whole genome shotgun sequence genome, one window contains:
- the LOC130669996 gene encoding uncharacterized protein LOC130669996, whose amino-acid sequence MHTNEATPGEEKQVSLVLNTVSNDIMVTAVLNVLDKDQQPIHCRALLDTCSTTNFMTQSMARLLKLKTSTCRVPVGALNTMTTYCNEITTATITSRVNKYKKTLTFLIIPMISQIVPDQPIHQETLKIPSNIKLADPLFYKPAPIDLLIGAGTTLSLLCIGQIKISLPAQQELFLQKTLLGWIIGGAAPSSKYVKPAACHVTNINDFDLNKFWEIEECPSSKRFTPEEEECEQHFQKHITRDPTGRYVVALPFNPRIPALGDSYHLALKRLINTEQKLKRNPSLKTQYHQVIQEYLDLNHMSLIHDQPTATTSYYLPHHAVIKETSMTTKVRVVFDGSASTTTGISLNDKLFTGPTIQSDLFSLLIRFRKHPIVLTGDIEKMYRQFLVRKEDRKFQRILWNHGNKTQSYELNTVTFGLRPAPYLAIRCLHQLAQDEGHSFPIAAKILTEDFYVDDLLTGAQTKLEAIQMRQEVSHILAKAGLIIRQWASNDSEVLKDIAKENINPHLQLGDTTLKTLGVCWESKTDSIMYTVNAITITNQTKITKRTILSEVAKIFDPLGLLAPVIIIAKILLQRLWSEKLDWDESLPLELHTEWKTYCSQLQLLNQISFPRTIMSSTIKNIQLHGFSDASEKAYGACVYLRVLDHQGKTRVQLLCAKSRVAPLKTITIPRLELCGAQLLATLITATVSAIKMTFDGIYCWTDSTIVLHWLNTSPQHLKTFVSNRVADIQNKTIIDKWHHVPTKDNPADLVSRGVLPADFLSMKIWRKGPLWLSEPQNKWPVTNLHFSKEIPEQRRFTCLFTTKREFTTFDKFSNLDRLMRSLAYCFRFVRGRQTTGPLTVKELREVEIRVIKAVQRQAFAEDLKILNKLDLSKHTNAQLSKLTPMLDDNGIMRVGGRLSFSNLPFDAKHPIILPKNNHVTNLFIRHTHRIHLHCGVQQTLYILRRKYWIIEGRSQVYKILNKCVQCCKARPPTTNYLMGNLPKPRVNPSRPFSQVGVDYCGPFILKEKKFRNRAQIKSYVAVFVCLAVKAVHLELITDLTSEGFLSALRRFVSRRGLCQDIYSDNGTNFVGANNILRELTDELSTAEAQEKIQGYLTTKGIQWHFIPPQAPHVGGLWEAAVKSFKRLLQHVAGHEMLFTYEQFNTLVIEIEAILNSRPLTPISSDSNDPLVLTPGHFLIGDSLTNLRGHDFTDIPTNRLSTWEHIQKVKQDFWKRWSLEYLNELTRRTKWDKPEPNITQGAVVLLRDDNSPPAQWVMGQVIECYPGDDGIESYSPKAARSSITPHSLGVKLIVGFGCMRVYSPSAEEEVP is encoded by the coding sequence atgcacacCAATGAAGCAACACCAGGAGAAGAAAAACAAGTTAGTTTAGTATTAAATACTGTGTCGAACGACATAATGGTCACCGCTGTATTGAATGTCTTAGATAAAGACCAACAACCCATCCATTGTCGAGCCTTACTAGATACCTGTTCCACAACAAATTTTATGACTCAGAGTATGGCAagacttttaaaattgaaaacaagCACATGCCGTGTACCTGTTGGAGCACTGAATACCATGACCACCTATTGTAATGAAATAACCACAGCGACAATTACATCCcgagtaaataaatacaagAAAACACTTACCTTTCTAATTATACCAATGATTTCTCAGATAGTACCGGATCAACCTATTCATCAAGAAACATTGAAAATTCCATCTAACATTAAGTTAGCAGATCCTTTGTTTTATAAGCCCGCACCAATTGACCTGCTTATAGGTGCAGGTACTACTCTCTCTCTGCTATGTATAGGTCAAATCAAAATCTCTTTACCTGCACAGCAAGAATTATTCCTTCAGAAAACACTGCTTGGTTGGATTATAGGTGGAGCAGCGCCTTCAAGTAAATACGTCAAACCAGCAGCATGCCATGTTACAAATATCAATGATTTTGACCTAAATAAATTCTGGGAAATTGAAGAATGTCCAAGCTCCAAAAGATTTACTCCAGAGGAAGAGGAGTGTGAGCAGCATTTCCAAAAACATATTACAAGAGATCCAACTGGTCGCTACGTAGTAGCACTACCATTCAATCCACGTATTCCAGCATTAGGAGACTCATACCACTTAGCCCTCAAGAGATTGATAAACAccgaacaaaaattaaaaagaaatccAAGTTTAAAGACTCAATATCACCAAGTTATACAAgaatatttagatttaaatCATATGTCTCTAATTCATGATCAACCGACAGCCACCACCAGTTATTATCTTCCGCATCATGCTGTAATAAAGGAAACAAGCATGACCACCAAGGTGAGAGTTGTATTTGATGGTTCAGCAAGTACAACAACAGGTATATCATTAAACGATAAACTGTTCACTGGACCTACTATTCAATCGGACcttttttcacttttaattCGTTTTCGAAAGCATCCAATCGTTTTAACAGGtgacattgaaaaaatgtaCCGACAATTTTTAGTGCGGAAAGAAGACAGAAAATTTCAACGTATATTATGGAATCATGGTAATAAAACACAATCCTATGAATTGAATACAGTAACCTTTGGACTTAGACCCGCACCATACCTGGCTATCCGTTGTTTACATCAACTGGCCCAAGATGAAGGTCACTCGTTTCCCATAGCAGCCAAAATTCTGACGGAGGACTTTTATGTAGATGATCTACTCACTGGAGCCCAAACCAAATTAGAAGCGATTCAAATGCGACAAGAAGTCTCCCATATACTTGCCAAGGCTGGTTTAATTATTCGTCAATGGGCATCAAATGACAGTGAGGTATTAAAGGATATTGCCAAAGAAAACATTAACCCTCATTTACAGTTGGGCGACACAACATTAAAGACTTTGGGCGTCTGCTGGGAGTCAAAGACCGATAGCATAATGTATACAGTTAATGCTATTACCATTACAAACCAGACTAAAATCACAAAGAGAACTATTCTGTCTGAAGTagcgaaaatttttgatcctCTAGGACTATTAGCACCTGTTATTATCATAGCTAAAATTCTTCTACAGAGATTATGGTCCGAGAAACTCGATTGGGATGAATCTTTGCCACTGGAACTTCACACTGAATGGAAAACCTACTGCAGTCAACTGCAGTTATTGAACCAGATATCTTTTCCCCGGACGATTATGTcatcaacaataaaaaatatacagctACATGGATTTTCAGATGCAAGTGAAAAGGCATATGGTGCTTGCGTTTATTTGCGTGTACTTGACCATCAAGGTAAGACGCGAGTACAATTATTGTGTGCCAAATCAAGGGTTGCTCcattaaaaacaattaccATACCAAGATTAGAGTTGTGCGGTGCACAACTTCTAGCAACGTTAATTACAGCTACAGTTTCAGCCATTAAGATGACATTTGATGGAATTTATTGTTGGACTGATTCAACTATAGTTTTACATTGGCTCAATACATCACCTCAGCATTTAAAAACGTTTGTTTCCAACCGAGTGGCAGACATTCAAAACAAAACGATTATTGACAAATGGCACCATGTACCCACAAAAGATAATCCTGCAGATCTTGTGTCAAGAGGGGTTCTACCTGCTGACTTTCTTTCAATGAAAATTTGGAGAAAGGGACCTCTATGGTTAAGCGAGCCCCAGAATAAGTGGCCAGTCACTAATTTACATTTCAGTAAAGAAATACCTGAGCAACGGCGCTTCACTTGTCTGTTTACCACCAAAAGAGAATTTACAACATTTGACAAGTTTTCGAATCTTGACCGTCTGATGCGTTCGTTGGCTTATTGCTTCAGGTTTGTAAGAGGGCGTCAAACAACAGGCCCATTAACAGTAAAAGAATTACGGGAAGTAGAGATTCGAGTAATTAAGGCAGTTCAACGTCAAGCTTTTGCCGAAGATCttaaaattcttaataaattGGACTTGTCAAAACATACAAATGCTCAACTTTCAAAATTAACCCCAATGTTGGATGATAATGGGATAATGAGAGTCGGTGGTCGTTTATCCTTCTCTAATTTACCCTTTGATGCAAAACATCCTATTATCTTACCGAAAAATAACCATGTCACCAATCTTTTTATTCGTCATACACACAGGATACATTTACACTGCGGAGTGCAACAAACATTGTACATTTTGCGGCGCAAATACTGGATTATTGAAGGTCGAAGCCAGGTATACAAAATCCTCAACAAATGTGTACAATGTTGTAAAGCCAGACCTCCTACTACTAATTATCTTATGGGTAATCTACCTAAGCCTCGAGTCAATCCCTCACGTCCGTTTAGCCAAGTTGGAGTAGATTACTGTGGACCGTTTATCCTTAAGGAAAAGAAATTTCGCAATCGGGCACAAATCAAATCGTATGTTGCTGTATTTGTGTGTCTTGCAGTGAAAGCAGTCCACCTTGAATTAATTACTGATTTGACATCCGAAGGTTTCTTATCAGCATTGAGAAGATTTGTCTCACGACGTGGGTTGTGCCAAGATATATATAGTGACAATGGGACCAACTTTGTTGGtgcaaataatattttacgaGAATTGACCGATGAACTTTCCACGGCTGAGGctcaagaaaaaattcaagggTACCTTACTACCAAAGGCATTCAGTGGCATTTCATTCCACCACAGGCCCCTCACGTTGGAGGTTTATGGGAAGCTGcagtaaaaagttttaaaaggCTTCTACAACATGTGGCTGGACATGAAATGCTGTTCACATATGAACAATTTAACACTTTAGTAATTGAAATCGAAGCCATCTTAAATTCAAGACCACTAACTCCTATTTCCTCAGATTCAAACGATCCCTTAGTCCTTACCCCCggccattttttaattggTGATTCGCTGACCAACCTTCGAGGTCATGATTTTACAGATATTCCAACTAACCGCTTATCAACCTGGGAACATATTCAAAAGGTAAAACAAGATTTTTGGAAGCGGTGGAGCTTAGAATATCTTAATGAACTCACTCGTAGAACGAAGTGGGACAAACCTGAGCCTAATATTACTCAGGGAGCAGTCGTTCTCCTTCGAGATGATAATTCCCCACCAGCACAATGGGTGATGGGGCAAGTTATCGAATGTTATCCAGGTGATGATG
- the LOC130669509 gene encoding uncharacterized protein LOC130669509 — translation MGRDSRKVSRELRSSEKINKSRSVKRKNVFNPKTAERDESIQSTSSKKLKQNTEDDVPEDSSTEFRIINFIQVFTAISALIKCKKCDGNVVFQTASTRGLGFKIVVACNNCGNEYIPSCSFVGHSYEINRRFIFVMRILGIGYEGLCKFCGLMDMPSFLDKSTHTILLKQILNCSKAVAETFMTKAVNEEKQAMPTTENEDINHLTVSGDGTWQKRGYTSSFGVSSIIGYFTGKILDINIKSAYCKLCEYWKKKTNTVEFEEWYQSHEDVCSANHQGSSGKMEVDAMVEMFSYSETKYGVKYANYIGDGDSKTYSGIIKSDPYENTTVNKKECIGHVQKRMGSRLRTLKSKQKGLGGRGKLTGKLIDKLTVYYGLAIRRHCDSIENMKSAIMATFYHYGSSDEKPNHDMCPKGEESWCSYQRAEARGELDTFSHDYSPLPSDVLKAIKPIYEDLSNENLLSRCVGGFNQNNNESFNQLVWKICPKTVNTSFTIVQIAAYVAMCIFNEGINSLLVLMNTLGLNCGPNSHRYAERMDAARIKVADKRANDNTREGRLQRRHQQIDILEAAMSAEELLYGPGIDDSV, via the exons atgggacgtgattctagaaaggtttcaagagaacttcggagttctgaaaaaattaataagtcgcgttcagtcaaaagaaagaatgtttttaatccgaaaacagccgaacgtgatgaaagtattcagagtacatcttctaaaaaattaaaacaaaacactgaagatgatgtacctgaagacagcagtactgaatttcgaataataaattttattcaggtattcactgcaatttctgctcttataaaatgtaaaaaatgtgatggaaatgtagtgtttcaaacagcaagtacacgtgggctgggattcaaaattgtagttgcatgtaataactgtggaaatgaatatattccttcctgttctttcgttgggcattcttatgaaataaacagacgtttcatttttgtaatgagaatactaggaataggatacgaaggattgtgcaagttttgcggcctgatggacatgccgtcttttttagataaatctacgcatacaattttactgaaacagattttgaattgtagtaaagccgtcgcagaaaccttcatgacgaaagctgtgaatgaagaaaagcaagcaatgccaacaactgaaaatgaagatataaatcatctaactgtatcgggagatggaacctggcaaaaacggggatatacatcgtcatttggagtttcttctataattggctattttactggaaagattcttgacataaacattaaaagtgcatattgtaagctatgtgagtattggaaaaaaaaaacaaatactgttgagttcgaggaatggtatcaatcgcatgaagatgtgtgttctgctaatcatcaagggtcttctgggaaaatggaggtggatgcgatggtcgaaatgttttcgtattctgaaactaaatatggagttaagtatgccaactatattggtgatggtgactccaagacctattcaggaattataaaatcagatccttacgaaaatacaactgtaaataaaaaggaatgtatagggcatgtccaaaagcggatggggagtcgattacgtacgctgaagagtaaacaaaaaggtcttggtggtcgaggtaagctcacaggaaaattaatagacaaactaactgtgtactatggtttagcaatacgccggcattgtgattctattgaaaatatgaaatctgctataatggcaaccttttatcactacggctcgagtgatgaaaaaccgaatcatgatatgtgtccaaaaggcgaagaatcttggtgctcttaccagcgcgctgaagcaagaggagagcttgataccttttctcacgattattctcctttaccttctgatgttttaaaagctatcaagcctatatacgaagatcttagtaatgaaaatttactttcaagatgtgtaggtggattcaatcagaataataatgaaagctttaaccaactagtatggaaaatatgcccaaaaacggtaaatactagttttaccatcgtacaaatagctgcatacgttgctatgtgtatatttaatgagggtataaattcattattagtcttgatgaatacactaggacttaattgtgggcctaattctcatcggtatgcagaaagaatggatgctgcacgtatcaaagtagcagataagcgcgctaatgataacacccgagaaggtcgattgcaacgtaggcaccagcaaatcgatattttggaagctgctatgtcggctgaagagctattatatggtccaggaatagatgactcagt atga